A genomic segment from Bremerella cremea encodes:
- a CDS encoding bestrophin family protein has protein sequence MIITEKDSWLGMIFALHGTSWNRIWPRITFVTLFAVVVTVIAYKYPENAYSLTMAPFTVIGLALAIFLGFRNNASYDRYWEGRKLWGRMVNVCRTFTMQINTLIDDANPETGQATSAEAIRLRREMVLLIIAYINALRHRLRDTDAAEEMRERLPHDPELANYLAQDNIPAAIADRLSRCINQAWRIGALDTYHVPLLHNCLTEMLAIQGGCERIKSTPIPFTYSVLTHRTVLLYCLALPCGLHDTAKLLTPVVVCLVAYAFLGLDAVGDEIEQPFSTDDNDLPLLFLTRMIEINVRQLSGHAPEEIPPPIKAVDHLLI, from the coding sequence ATGATCATTACGGAAAAGGATAGTTGGCTGGGCATGATCTTTGCCTTGCATGGGACGTCGTGGAATCGGATTTGGCCGCGAATTACCTTTGTGACCTTGTTTGCCGTGGTGGTCACGGTGATCGCGTATAAGTACCCCGAAAATGCCTATAGCTTGACGATGGCCCCGTTTACGGTCATCGGTTTGGCGCTGGCCATCTTCCTTGGTTTTCGGAACAACGCCTCGTACGACCGGTACTGGGAAGGGCGGAAGCTGTGGGGACGGATGGTCAATGTTTGTCGGACATTCACCATGCAGATCAACACCCTGATCGACGACGCCAACCCCGAGACCGGTCAGGCGACCTCAGCCGAGGCCATCCGACTGCGGCGCGAGATGGTACTGTTGATAATCGCCTACATCAACGCACTGCGACATCGCCTCCGCGATACAGATGCCGCCGAGGAAATGCGCGAGCGGCTGCCGCACGATCCCGAGTTAGCAAATTACCTGGCGCAAGACAACATCCCAGCAGCAATCGCCGACCGTCTTTCCCGCTGTATTAACCAAGCCTGGCGAATTGGAGCTTTAGATACCTACCACGTGCCGCTGCTGCATAACTGTTTGACCGAAATGTTGGCCATTCAGGGTGGTTGCGAACGGATTAAGAGTACGCCGATTCCGTTTACCTATAGCGTGCTGACCCACCGGACGGTCTTACTGTACTGTTTGGCGCTGCCATGCGGGCTGCACGATACGGCGAAGTTACTGACACCGGTGGTGGTCTGCCTGGTCGCTTACGCTTTCTTGGGCCTGGACGCCGTCGGGGACGAAATCGAGCAGCCGTTCAGCACCGACGACAACGACCTACCGCTGCTGTTTTTGACACGAATGATCGAAATTAACGTGCGGCAACTTTCCGGCCACGCCCCGGAAGAGATCCCGCCACCGATCAAAGCAGTCGATCATTTGTTAATTTAA
- a CDS encoding M24 family metallopeptidase has protein sequence MNPNRHVQSIARSVLTDLGPTIQVNDTEQTIAARCVAMMRDQGIERTWYYDCPAYVLLGSRSCLSISGRDYVPAEEPVGNHNVVTIDLSPLYGEAWGDCARTFYVEAGTATQYPTRPDFSRGHDLLQALHALAYERVHAETTFEQLHAMLAQRITSDHFESIDFLGNFGHSIVTHLNERIYIEAGNQARLADVAYFTIEPHIREIGGNWGYKWEEVYTVGEAGQLVML, from the coding sequence ATGAATCCGAATCGTCACGTGCAATCGATCGCTCGATCGGTCCTTACTGATTTAGGGCCGACCATTCAGGTCAACGATACCGAGCAAACGATCGCCGCACGCTGTGTGGCCATGATGCGCGACCAGGGAATCGAGCGGACTTGGTACTACGACTGCCCGGCATATGTACTGTTAGGTTCCCGCAGCTGTCTTTCTATTTCTGGCCGCGACTATGTTCCTGCTGAAGAACCGGTTGGCAACCACAACGTGGTGACCATCGACTTGAGCCCGCTGTATGGCGAAGCGTGGGGAGACTGCGCACGTACGTTTTATGTGGAAGCGGGAACGGCAACCCAATACCCCACTAGGCCCGACTTTAGCCGGGGTCACGACTTGTTGCAGGCATTGCACGCACTGGCTTATGAAAGGGTGCATGCCGAGACGACATTCGAGCAGCTGCATGCGATGCTGGCCCAACGAATCACGTCGGACCACTTCGAGAGCATCGATTTCCTCGGCAACTTTGGCCACAGCATCGTGACCCATTTGAACGAGCGAATCTATATCGAAGCTGGCAACCAGGCCCGCCTGGCGGATGTCGCCTACTTTACCATCGAGCCCCATATTCGCGAGATTGGGGGCAACTGGGGGTATAAGTGGGAGGAAGTCTATACCGTGGGTGAGGCTGGCCAGCTTGTCATGCTGTAA
- a CDS encoding serine hydrolase domain-containing protein yields MKRLLTFPLVLTLLVTGFVATSQAQLTLDEAKISGEVQQFLQENAIPGAVVLIRKGDQQWQKAFGVADLKTGQAMQTDMAFRIGSNTKTMTATVVLQLVQQGKLKLDEPVSKYFQNVPNGDQITIADLLEMRSGIPTYSDLKSVNQVLDEQPKYVYTPQELIQLGIEQKPLFKPGTEFNYSNTNYVMLGVLIEQKMGMSLEQAFYQNLFEPLKLNRTLLPASNDDTMPAPFAHGYLFGTNVSTLDDPALPADEQKAALAGKLLPNDVTFANPSWAWAAGGAISTADQLATYVEALVNGGLLDQAMQKERLASLKPTNPDLADSPEYGLGIVKLGPMLGHDGSLPGYQSFMGHDPETGITLIVWTNLQTSPNGGETANGIAKLLIKHLGAK; encoded by the coding sequence ATGAAACGTCTGCTAACCTTCCCGCTTGTTTTGACCCTCCTAGTAACCGGTTTTGTCGCCACCAGCCAGGCCCAGCTTACGCTGGACGAAGCCAAGATCTCGGGCGAAGTTCAGCAGTTCCTTCAAGAGAACGCTATTCCCGGCGCCGTGGTGCTGATTCGGAAGGGGGATCAGCAGTGGCAGAAAGCCTTTGGCGTGGCCGATTTGAAGACCGGTCAGGCAATGCAAACCGATATGGCGTTCCGCATTGGCTCGAACACCAAGACGATGACCGCTACCGTCGTGCTGCAGTTGGTGCAGCAAGGGAAGCTGAAGCTAGACGAACCGGTGAGCAAATATTTCCAGAACGTGCCTAATGGCGATCAGATTACTATCGCCGATTTGTTGGAAATGCGAAGCGGAATTCCAACCTACAGCGATTTGAAGTCGGTCAACCAAGTCTTGGATGAACAACCGAAGTATGTCTACACGCCCCAGGAATTGATTCAACTGGGTATCGAACAGAAACCACTGTTCAAGCCGGGCACCGAGTTCAACTACTCGAACACCAACTACGTGATGCTGGGCGTGCTGATCGAACAGAAGATGGGCATGTCGCTGGAGCAAGCGTTTTACCAGAACCTCTTTGAACCATTAAAGCTGAACCGCACGTTGTTGCCAGCCTCGAACGACGACACCATGCCGGCGCCGTTTGCCCATGGGTACTTGTTCGGCACGAACGTTAGCACGCTGGACGATCCGGCCTTGCCTGCCGATGAACAAAAAGCAGCGCTGGCGGGCAAGCTACTGCCCAACGACGTGACCTTTGCGAACCCATCGTGGGCCTGGGCCGCAGGCGGAGCCATTTCAACCGCCGACCAACTGGCCACCTATGTCGAAGCGTTGGTCAACGGAGGTCTGCTCGATCAGGCCATGCAAAAGGAACGCTTGGCCAGCTTGAAACCAACCAATCCAGATTTGGCCGATAGCCCCGAATACGGACTGGGTATCGTCAAGCTAGGGCCCATGCTGGGGCACGATGGCTCGTTGCCTGGCTATCAATCGTTCATGGGTCACGACCCCGAAACGGGCATCACGCTGATCGTGTGGACCAATCTACAAACTTCCCCCAACGGCGGCGAAACAGCCAACGGCATCGCCAAGTTGCTGATCAAGCACCTAGGTGCCAAGTAA
- a CDS encoding carboxypeptidase-like regulatory domain-containing protein, which translates to MLKVMFQNHLLSKRLLKTTLSFTLLSLLFLTGCSASSGLGDVTGVVTLDGAPLSQAIIFFKPEAEGATAFGRTDENGRYQLTYVGNRQGTLPGVNKVRITTRQETENEAGRIVWTKEKVPAKYNEETTLIVDVKPGKSTHNFELTSK; encoded by the coding sequence ATGCTAAAAGTTATGTTTCAAAACCATCTTCTTTCGAAACGCTTGCTCAAGACCACGTTGTCCTTCACACTGCTCAGTCTTCTCTTTCTGACAGGATGCTCTGCATCGTCCGGATTAGGGGACGTCACTGGTGTGGTAACGCTAGACGGAGCGCCGCTCTCTCAAGCGATCATTTTCTTTAAACCAGAAGCCGAAGGCGCCACAGCGTTTGGAAGAACCGATGAAAACGGAAGATACCAATTGACTTATGTCGGCAATCGCCAAGGGACTTTGCCAGGGGTGAACAAAGTGAGGATTACCACACGCCAAGAGACCGAAAATGAGGCAGGCAGAATCGTTTGGACGAAGGAAAAAGTCCCGGCAAAATATAATGAAGAAACAACCTTAATTGTGGATGTTAAGCCAGGCAAGAGTACGCACAATTTTGAACTCACCTCAAAGTGA
- a CDS encoding tRNA (cytidine(34)-2'-O)-methyltransferase, translating into MYDPVLHIVLLEPEIPPNTGNIGRTCVATGIKLWLVEPLGFQVDDAALKRAGMDYWQYLNWQVVPNWNALTKSLKGNRWWYLTKTSAAPYTSVTFEKEDVLVFGRESAGLPRELVAANEKTAISVPMRTDVRSLNLASTASVVAYEAVRQLTVRGEYSLPIGESPIG; encoded by the coding sequence ATGTATGACCCGGTCCTTCATATCGTGCTACTGGAACCGGAGATCCCACCGAACACCGGCAACATTGGCCGCACTTGTGTCGCCACAGGAATCAAATTGTGGCTGGTCGAACCGCTCGGGTTTCAGGTCGACGACGCCGCACTTAAGCGGGCCGGGATGGACTATTGGCAGTACTTGAACTGGCAAGTCGTCCCCAATTGGAATGCGCTCACAAAATCGCTTAAAGGTAATCGCTGGTGGTACTTAACCAAAACGTCAGCGGCCCCGTATACCAGTGTTACCTTTGAAAAAGAAGACGTTCTGGTCTTCGGTCGCGAGTCCGCCGGACTGCCGCGAGAACTGGTGGCAGCGAACGAAAAAACGGCCATTTCGGTCCCCATGCGCACCGACGTCCGCAGCTTGAACCTGGCCTCGACAGCCTCCGTCGTCGCCTACGAAGCAGTCCGCCAATTGACCGTCCGAGGCGAATATTCTTTGCCCATCGGCGAATCTCCAATCGGGTAA
- a CDS encoding sensor histidine kinase, whose amino-acid sequence MTQNEGQYKIDLEICPMPILLVASSGKIVRTNKRLEVLFGYAANELIGQTVEVLVPPEFREDHPDLRDAYFEVPTNRRMGTGRDLNGMRKDGTKIPVEIGLDPLEFDGEMMVMVSILDISERKKNEAMIRRALNAASSAMIQVGENGTIELVNESATLMFGYETNDLLGEPIEILVPERFRRKHTVYRTSYQSNRSTRNMGGGRELFGVRKDGSEFPVEIGLTPILESHGKSTMATIIDVTDRVAKERFIEAKSKQLESLNQDLVQFAYSASHDLKAPLASIAGLLGYAEADLKAGDLEEVQCNLTRSRELADRLAKRIEDMLQLARSDMMNGDWVEIDIDARIQAAWSSLPTDHTKLTTDYQHEDRFWSIPVRFDAIIENLMSNAIKYRDQARKNCLVNVRTWSEQDHFYLSIADNGIGIPKKHRERVFSLFQRISDTDQPGSGLGLAITKKNVTQLGGTIVLEDDGGVTRFTVMLPQGHIQNLTKGGCIE is encoded by the coding sequence GTGACACAGAACGAGGGTCAATACAAAATTGACTTAGAAATCTGTCCGATGCCTATTCTGCTCGTCGCATCCAGCGGAAAAATTGTCCGGACCAACAAACGTTTAGAGGTCTTGTTTGGCTACGCCGCAAACGAACTGATCGGACAGACGGTGGAAGTGCTAGTGCCGCCGGAGTTCCGTGAGGATCACCCTGACCTGCGGGATGCCTATTTCGAGGTCCCCACCAATCGCCGCATGGGGACCGGTCGCGATCTGAACGGTATGCGGAAAGATGGCACGAAAATACCGGTCGAAATCGGACTCGACCCGCTCGAGTTCGACGGCGAAATGATGGTGATGGTATCGATCTTAGATATCAGCGAGCGGAAGAAGAACGAAGCGATGATTCGCCGAGCGCTCAACGCCGCGTCGAGTGCCATGATTCAAGTCGGCGAAAACGGCACGATTGAACTGGTCAACGAAAGTGCCACGCTGATGTTCGGGTACGAGACGAACGATCTGCTGGGCGAGCCGATTGAAATATTGGTGCCGGAAAGGTTCCGGCGGAAGCACACCGTCTACCGCACGAGCTATCAAAGCAACCGGTCGACACGCAATATGGGCGGTGGTCGCGAACTGTTCGGTGTTCGCAAAGACGGGAGCGAGTTTCCTGTCGAGATCGGTCTGACTCCCATTCTCGAGTCCCACGGCAAGTCGACCATGGCGACAATTATCGACGTGACCGATCGTGTGGCCAAAGAGCGGTTCATCGAAGCGAAGAGCAAGCAGCTAGAAAGTCTCAATCAAGATTTGGTCCAGTTCGCCTACAGCGCTTCGCACGATTTGAAAGCTCCGCTGGCCTCGATCGCAGGGCTCTTGGGCTATGCCGAAGCCGATCTGAAGGCAGGCGATTTGGAAGAAGTGCAATGCAACCTGACTCGGTCGCGCGAACTGGCCGATCGACTGGCCAAACGCATCGAAGACATGCTGCAACTTGCCCGCTCGGATATGATGAACGGCGATTGGGTCGAGATTGATATCGATGCCCGAATTCAAGCGGCGTGGTCAAGTCTGCCAACCGACCACACCAAGTTGACCACCGATTATCAGCATGAAGATCGCTTTTGGAGTATTCCAGTGCGGTTCGATGCGATTATCGAAAACCTCATGTCCAACGCGATCAAGTATCGCGACCAGGCACGTAAAAACTGCTTGGTCAACGTGCGGACATGGAGTGAGCAAGACCACTTTTATCTTTCCATTGCCGACAATGGAATCGGCATTCCGAAGAAGCATCGCGAGCGTGTATTCAGCTTGTTCCAGCGGATTTCGGATACCGATCAGCCAGGCAGTGGGCTTGGCCTGGCGATCACCAAGAAGAACGTGACTCAATTAGGAGGCACAATCGTTCTCGAGGATGATGGTGGAGTGACAAGGTTTACCGTAATGCTACCCCAGGGGCACATACAGAATTTGACAAAAGGGGGATGTATCGAATGA
- a CDS encoding lysophospholipid acyltransferase family protein, which translates to MRPKLVTDYLVYLAVRLFICVVQAIPLSVCDQISKFLAWLANDVFKIRGKLLESNLRHAFPEMTPEQRKKLARRSWHHLCLMICEIAHAPRKLHTTNWHKSIQMHQIEIQIKEALGRRPVVVLLGHFGNFELMGYCTGLLGFPTYTVARPLDNPFLHDYLEEFRSATGQIILPKQGSAPYIEEVLKQNGTLALLCDQNAGPKGCWVEFLNRPASYHKAISVFSMTSGAPVVFLYMRRIGGPMQFEMGVEGIYDPALCDEPKGVKEVTQWYNDMLERVVRRDPEQYWWVHNRWKDERAAKKKKQPEPQPAKLASAA; encoded by the coding sequence ATGAGGCCCAAACTTGTTACCGACTATCTAGTTTATCTGGCGGTCCGCCTGTTTATTTGTGTGGTCCAAGCTATCCCGCTGTCGGTCTGCGATCAGATCTCGAAGTTCTTGGCCTGGCTGGCCAACGACGTCTTTAAAATTCGGGGCAAGCTGTTGGAATCGAACCTGCGGCATGCCTTCCCCGAGATGACGCCCGAGCAGCGTAAGAAGCTGGCCCGGCGAAGCTGGCATCATTTGTGCCTGATGATCTGCGAGATCGCCCATGCGCCGCGTAAGCTGCACACCACCAACTGGCACAAGTCGATCCAGATGCACCAGATCGAAATTCAAATCAAAGAAGCTCTCGGCCGCCGCCCGGTCGTGGTGCTGCTGGGGCACTTTGGCAACTTCGAGCTAATGGGCTACTGCACCGGGCTATTGGGCTTTCCGACCTACACGGTCGCCCGGCCGCTAGATAATCCGTTTTTGCACGATTACCTGGAAGAGTTCCGCAGCGCGACCGGTCAGATTATTCTGCCGAAGCAAGGAAGCGCCCCGTACATTGAAGAAGTGCTGAAACAAAACGGCACGTTGGCCCTGTTGTGCGACCAAAACGCCGGCCCCAAAGGGTGCTGGGTCGAATTCCTCAACCGACCCGCTTCGTACCACAAAGCGATCAGTGTCTTCTCGATGACCAGCGGCGCCCCGGTCGTGTTCCTGTACATGCGCCGCATCGGCGGCCCGATGCAATTTGAAATGGGAGTCGAAGGCATCTACGACCCGGCCCTCTGCGACGAACCCAAGGGGGTGAAGGAAGTTACCCAGTGGTACAACGACATGCTCGAACGAGTCGTCCGCCGCGACCCCGAACAATACTGGTGGGTCCACAATCGTTGGAAAGACGAACGGGCCGCCAAAAAGAAAAAGCAGCCTGAACCGCAACCCGCAAAACTAGCCAGCGCCGCCTAA
- a CDS encoding response regulator gives MKITIVVVDDDEADRYLVRRAVRKLDFEVNFIEFSSGDHFVEGIKEESYRLETFGETPPPILVLLDINMPRMNGFQVLRNLAEQFGDGSNVMVVTMYTSSNHAEDRADAEEYALVKDYLVKPITAETLTGLVERYCVGA, from the coding sequence ATGAAAATAACAATTGTAGTTGTCGACGACGATGAAGCAGATCGCTACCTTGTAAGGCGGGCGGTTCGTAAGTTAGATTTCGAGGTGAACTTCATCGAGTTTTCTTCGGGCGACCATTTTGTCGAAGGCATCAAGGAAGAGAGTTACCGCTTAGAAACCTTCGGTGAAACACCGCCACCAATATTGGTGCTGCTCGACATTAACATGCCGCGGATGAATGGTTTTCAGGTTCTGCGGAATCTGGCCGAACAATTTGGCGACGGCAGCAATGTGATGGTCGTGACCATGTACACGTCCTCGAACCATGCGGAAGACCGTGCCGATGCAGAGGAATACGCCCTGGTAAAAGACTACCTGGTGAAGCCCATCACGGCCGAGACACTGACCGGTTTGGTCGAACGTTATTGCGTTGGTGCATAG
- a CDS encoding DUF1559 domain-containing protein, translating to MRKSKPGFTLVELLVVIAIIGVLIALLLPAVQQAREAARRMQCSNQMKQLGLALHNYHDTFGSFPPGTIITQTSTTQGNWCWGSFILPFLEQENLYDAIQVGKTTLTSAIADPVRLSLMQKRLDSFRCPSDTGTDLNEIHLICDQQLAMSNYIGNNASRSLRANPGPPTSTGAISSANGVFFANRGVRFADIADGTSNTIAFGERAWQLNGAVIGAGVVFGMRDDVEAVNDNNRGLIQTHGCGYVPINSTVSPYSQPLHYRRNFSSQHPGGFQAVFCDGSAHFITETIDHDISTAQCDSTFERLLSREDGGILGNY from the coding sequence ATGCGCAAATCGAAGCCAGGATTTACGCTAGTCGAGCTACTTGTCGTGATTGCGATCATCGGCGTATTGATCGCGTTGTTACTACCGGCCGTGCAACAAGCGAGAGAAGCCGCTCGAAGAATGCAGTGTAGTAATCAGATGAAGCAATTAGGTCTTGCGCTTCACAATTACCACGATACGTTCGGCAGTTTTCCGCCGGGAACAATCATTACTCAAACCAGCACGACACAGGGGAATTGGTGCTGGGGATCGTTTATTCTTCCCTTCCTAGAGCAAGAAAACCTGTACGATGCCATTCAAGTTGGCAAAACGACCCTGACCAGCGCCATTGCCGACCCCGTTCGTTTATCACTGATGCAGAAACGGCTTGATTCTTTCCGGTGTCCATCCGATACGGGAACGGACCTGAACGAAATTCATCTCATCTGCGATCAACAGTTGGCGATGTCCAATTATATTGGCAACAATGCCAGTCGATCGCTCCGCGCTAACCCAGGTCCACCGACTTCTACCGGCGCCATCTCTTCAGCCAACGGTGTCTTTTTTGCGAATCGAGGAGTTCGCTTCGCCGATATTGCCGACGGAACGAGCAACACCATTGCCTTCGGAGAACGCGCCTGGCAATTAAACGGCGCCGTTATTGGCGCTGGCGTTGTGTTTGGCATGCGCGACGATGTCGAGGCGGTAAACGACAATAATCGAGGGCTTATTCAAACCCACGGTTGCGGCTATGTGCCCATCAACAGCACGGTTTCTCCTTATTCTCAACCGTTGCATTATCGCCGCAATTTCAGCAGCCAACATCCTGGCGGGTTCCAGGCAGTCTTCTGTGATGGCTCGGCTCACTTCATCACTGAAACAATCGATCACGATATTTCCACAGCTCAGTGCGATAGCACGTTTGAGCGACTGTTGTCTCGTGAAGATGGCGGCATCCTGGGTAACTACTAA
- a CDS encoding cold-shock protein — translation MPEGIIKRLTDKGFGFIDTGRQKDLFFHASNVEGTSFENLHEGQNVTYDEGQGPKGPRAENVTPV, via the coding sequence ATGCCGGAAGGAATCATCAAGCGATTGACCGACAAAGGGTTCGGTTTTATCGACACCGGTCGTCAAAAGGACCTGTTCTTTCACGCTTCCAACGTTGAGGGAACCAGTTTTGAGAATCTTCACGAAGGTCAAAATGTGACCTACGATGAAGGCCAAGGCCCGAAAGGCCCGCGAGCTGAAAACGTGACGCCTGTTTAA
- a CDS encoding glycoside hydrolase family 88 protein — protein sequence MSDARIDSYTHALEFAEKQVAHIVQAHPDYFPIYTEGGKWRHDKELWTDWCAGFFAGMMWQFHLRTGDADWRAKAEHYSKLLEHRQHDRDVHDLGFIFLSTYLPWYQLTGDKHLNDVLIQAGRTLAMRFKEKGQYLRSFVSDDSLFIDIMMNVPIIFYAANETGDAELQRIAEAHCRTTRDKIVRENGSTAHEGMFDLETGEFLEQTTHQGLRGDSSWARGLSWSLYGYSKVFALTNNPEFLAVAERNADFWVENLPEDKVPFWDFDADLSQPAPWGAQKETSAGAIAASGLLDLAKQVSDPEKAKKYRETALATLDALVTPEYLAVNDEGWEGILKHGVYHTAKDLGVDESVMFGEYFFVEALTKVVREK from the coding sequence ATGTCTGACGCACGAATCGATTCGTATACCCACGCTCTGGAGTTCGCTGAAAAACAGGTTGCCCACATTGTGCAGGCGCATCCGGACTACTTTCCCATTTACACCGAAGGGGGTAAGTGGCGTCACGACAAAGAGTTATGGACTGACTGGTGTGCAGGTTTCTTTGCCGGGATGATGTGGCAGTTTCATTTGCGCACCGGGGACGCCGACTGGCGGGCCAAGGCCGAGCATTACTCGAAGCTGCTCGAGCATCGTCAGCACGACCGCGACGTGCATGACTTGGGGTTCATCTTTTTGAGCACCTACCTGCCGTGGTATCAGCTGACCGGCGACAAGCATTTGAACGATGTACTGATCCAGGCCGGGCGGACGTTGGCGATGCGGTTTAAGGAAAAAGGACAGTACCTGCGAAGCTTTGTTTCGGACGACTCGCTGTTCATCGACATCATGATGAACGTCCCGATCATCTTCTACGCCGCCAACGAAACTGGCGACGCCGAGCTACAGCGGATTGCGGAAGCGCATTGCCGCACAACCCGCGACAAGATTGTCCGCGAGAACGGTTCGACCGCCCACGAAGGAATGTTCGACCTGGAAACTGGGGAGTTTCTGGAACAAACCACCCACCAAGGGCTGCGGGGCGATAGTAGCTGGGCTCGTGGTTTGTCGTGGTCGTTGTATGGCTACAGCAAAGTGTTCGCATTGACCAATAACCCTGAGTTTTTGGCCGTCGCCGAACGGAACGCCGACTTCTGGGTGGAAAACTTGCCGGAAGATAAGGTTCCGTTCTGGGACTTCGATGCCGATTTGAGCCAGCCAGCTCCGTGGGGAGCTCAGAAAGAGACTTCCGCCGGAGCGATCGCTGCTTCTGGCTTGTTGGACCTTGCCAAGCAGGTTTCTGACCCTGAAAAAGCGAAGAAGTACCGTGAAACGGCCCTGGCGACGCTCGATGCCCTAGTCACCCCAGAATACCTGGCCGTGAACGACGAAGGTTGGGAAGGGATTCTCAAGCATGGTGTCTACCACACCGCCAAAGACCTAGGGGTCGACGAATCGGTAATGTTCGGCGAGTATTTCTTCGTCGAAGCCCTGACGAAAGTCGTGCGGGAGAAATAG
- a CDS encoding reverse transcriptase family protein, whose product MHEILDLVPPHSACHGFRRGRSIATFAQPHLGQTVVVKLDLQDFFPSIRAIQVGAIFRFLGYPETIANLLAGLCTTITPADVWEACAYQERSWGQSPQADRYRQRHLPQGAPTSPALANLCAYRLDCRLAGLAATAGANYTRYADDLAFSGQEDFRRASRRFFTHASAIVLEEGFTVHHRKTRVMGKSVRQRLAGLVVNQTTNIPREDYDRLKATLTNCVRLGPESQNRDRHENFRAHLQGRVSFVEIINPPRGQRLRERYENIPWPK is encoded by the coding sequence TTGCACGAGATCCTCGATCTTGTTCCACCCCATTCTGCTTGCCATGGTTTTCGTCGTGGCCGCTCGATTGCCACGTTTGCTCAGCCACATCTGGGCCAAACGGTGGTTGTCAAACTCGATCTCCAAGACTTCTTTCCTTCGATCCGAGCGATTCAAGTTGGGGCGATCTTTCGCTTTTTAGGCTATCCCGAAACGATCGCGAACCTCTTGGCAGGGCTTTGCACTACCATTACGCCTGCCGACGTTTGGGAAGCTTGTGCTTATCAGGAACGGAGCTGGGGACAATCGCCGCAAGCCGATCGCTACCGGCAACGGCACCTACCGCAAGGCGCGCCGACGTCGCCAGCGCTGGCCAACTTGTGCGCGTATCGCTTAGACTGCCGCTTGGCAGGGCTGGCCGCAACCGCCGGGGCAAATTACACACGCTACGCCGACGACCTGGCTTTTTCAGGGCAAGAAGATTTCCGCCGCGCGTCCAGGCGGTTTTTCACGCATGCGAGTGCAATTGTGCTGGAAGAAGGCTTCACAGTGCATCACCGCAAGACACGCGTGATGGGGAAAAGCGTGCGTCAACGCCTGGCCGGGCTGGTCGTGAACCAAACTACCAACATCCCGCGCGAAGACTACGACCGCTTGAAAGCCACGCTTACCAATTGTGTGCGGCTGGGGCCTGAGTCGCAAAACCGAGACAGGCACGAAAACTTTCGCGCCCACCTGCAAGGACGCGTGTCGTTTGTCGAGATTATCAACCCGCCACGTGGCCAGCGACTGCGCGAGCGGTATGAAAACATCCCCTGGCCGAAATAG